Genomic DNA from Segatella copri:
ATACAGCTATGTGTCAGTGGTGAAGAATCCTGTCAAGGCACAAGAAACCTTGCTCAACCAAATTTGGCTTGACGGTGATGAGGAAATCAAGACCAATGATGACCTTTTCTTCGCAGTGTGCTCACAACTTGAAGACGTATTGGCTATCAAGGAGGCTGACATAAAAAAGCTTTAGAGGATGCGGAAATAGATGATGTCGAGGCAAAGGACATTCTCTATATGAACACCTTGCTGAGATATAATCTATTCCTGGATCCTGATACGCTTTCAGATGAGGAATGGGCGTGGACTATCAGGTATTTAAAGGAAATCAAAGAAGCAGAGAATAAGACAGATGGCTAAAAGTGTACTTCAATTTCTTATCAAGTTGCAAGCCAACGAAGGCAATGTGCTGAGTGTGGCAAGAAGAACGTCTGAGCAGCTGGACAACATCACCAGAAAGGCGACCCTTGTAAAAAGTCGCCTCCAATCAGCCTTTTCGTTTTCTAACTTGAAGACCTCCCTGATGTCCCTCCCTGGCATGGATTTCCTGATGAATCCCTATACCCTTGCAAGTGCAGGTGTCGCAGCCATCTCGTCCATCGGTGCACAAGCCGAGCAAACGAGCGTGGCTTTTAAGACACTTGTGGGCAATGAGACGGCAGCAGCCAAGATGCTTGGAGACATTTACAACTTCGCAGCAAAGACTCCCTTTGAGCCTCTTGATCTGGAGAACAATGCCAAGATGATGCTTGGATTCGGTGTAAGCGCACAGAAGGTGGTTCCATACCTGAAACAACTTGGCGACATTGCCATGGGCGACAAAGAGAAGCTTGGTGGTCTCTCACTTGTCTTTGGACAGGTGGCATCAGCAGGAAAGATGCAAGGGCAAGACTTGATGCAGTTCATCAATGCAGGTTTCAACCCTTTGAAGGAACTCCAAAAAATGACAGGTAAGACATACGCCGAGCTTCAAGACATGATGAGCAAGGGACAGATAGGCTTTGATGCGGTGGCAGCAGCCATCGCCCATGCCACAAGCGAGGGCGGTGCTTTCAACGGCATGAGCGACAAACTGAGCCAGACTGTCAGCGGAAAGTTCTCCACCATGATGGGAAACATCAGGCAAGCAGCCATCAGCATGTTCGACTCCATCAAGCCTGTTGTGCTTGGACTGATGGACATTGTTGGAGCATTGGTTCCACCGATTTCATCAGCTCTTCAATTTCTTCTTTCCATCGTTGGCGGTGTTATCGGCTTCTTTATGAAGTGGAAGACGGAAATAGCCTATGTGGCTGTAATAGCTGGTGTTGGAGCCATCGCCTTCAATGCCCAGGCAATAGCCCTATGGGGGCTTGTGGGTGTGATGAAGGTGGTGGCGGCCGTGACCAAGGTGTGGGAAGGCGTGCAGTGGCTGTTGAACATCGCCATGAACGCAAACCCTATAGGTCTTGTCATCACTGCCATCGCAGCCCTTGTCGCAGGTGTGGTCTATTGTTGGAACAAATTCGCTGGTTTCCGTGCCTTTCTCCTGACCATGTGGTCGGTCATCAAGGGACTTGGCGGTATCATCAAGGACTACCTCATAGACCGCTTCAAGACGTTCCTCAGTGGAATCGGCAAGGTGGGACAGGCATTGGCGAAGCTCTTCAATGGAGATTTCAGCGGTGCATGGTCGAGTGCAGTGGATGGTGTCAAGGACTTGACAGGAATCACCAGCACGACCAAGGCTTTCAAGGCTACCCAACAACTCGCTGGGGGCATCAAGCAAGATTTCGACAAGAACTATTCAAGGGAAAGTGCCAAGGACAGAAAGAAGCCTTCTGACCACAAGATTTCAAGCCCTTCCACCAAAGGAAGCCCAGCCTTCTCATTCGGCTCACCATCAAGTGACGGCAAGGGAGGAAAGGGAGGAAAAGGTGGACGTGGTGGGCATGGTGGCGGTAAGTCCACGGCCGAAGCCCTTGCCACTGGTGGGTCTCGAAGCTCAAACATCCACATCAACATAGGCAAGTTTTTTGATACTATACAAGTAACAATGAACGACAAGACCGACACGGCGGACCTGGAGCGTATCGTGCTCCAGTGCATGAACCGTGCCCTGTCAATCGCAACAAGTACAGACCGATGAGCACAACAAACAGATTCATACTCCAAAACTTGGCCTTGCGAGCCATGGGACTCACCAAGGTTCCTCCTTATTGGTTGTTTCGAGAGAACAACTTCCATGGCGTGAACCTTGGCTACATGTCAGCGGCCAAGACCATTCCAGACAGTTCGGGCTTTGACGTGGAAACCATGTCGGATGCAGAGCTTGAAGACGTGGTTCGCACGAATGCGACAGGC
This window encodes:
- a CDS encoding tape measure protein, whose protein sequence is MAKSVLQFLIKLQANEGNVLSVARRTSEQLDNITRKATLVKSRLQSAFSFSNLKTSLMSLPGMDFLMNPYTLASAGVAAISSIGAQAEQTSVAFKTLVGNETAAAKMLGDIYNFAAKTPFEPLDLENNAKMMLGFGVSAQKVVPYLKQLGDIAMGDKEKLGGLSLVFGQVASAGKMQGQDLMQFINAGFNPLKELQKMTGKTYAELQDMMSKGQIGFDAVAAAIAHATSEGGAFNGMSDKLSQTVSGKFSTMMGNIRQAAISMFDSIKPVVLGLMDIVGALVPPISSALQFLLSIVGGVIGFFMKWKTEIAYVAVIAGVGAIAFNAQAIALWGLVGVMKVVAAVTKVWEGVQWLLNIAMNANPIGLVITAIAALVAGVVYCWNKFAGFRAFLLTMWSVIKGLGGIIKDYLIDRFKTFLSGIGKVGQALAKLFNGDFSGAWSSAVDGVKDLTGITSTTKAFKATQQLAGGIKQDFDKNYSRESAKDRKKPSDHKISSPSTKGSPAFSFGSPSSDGKGGKGGKGGRGGHGGGKSTAEALATGGSRSSNIHINIGKFFDTIQVTMNDKTDTADLERIVLQCMNRALSIATSTDR